One window from the genome of Cucumis melo cultivar AY chromosome 12, USDA_Cmelo_AY_1.0, whole genome shotgun sequence encodes:
- the LOC127144162 gene encoding secreted RxLR effector protein 161-like produces the protein MSNIPYCNAVGSIMYLVICTRPDLGYAMGMISRFMSNPGKQHWKAVKWVLRYLKGSANVSLCYSRDCDKSTLLGGFTDADYAADLDKKRSLSGHIYRLYGNVVSWKVNLQPVVALSTTESEYISLGEAIKEAVWLKRIVGELLSQEFIPIIHCDSQSDIHLMKNPSHHERSKHIDVKFHYIRNVIAQKDVELVKVHIVENLLDMLTKALSAHRFKYLLDELNVKS, from the coding sequence ATGTCTAATATTCCATATTGTAATGCTGTTGGAAGTATTATGTATCTGGTGATTTGTACTAGGCCTGACTTGGGTTATGCTATGGGTATGATTAGTAGGTTTATGTCAAATCCTGGGAAGCAACATTGGAAAGCTGTTAAATGGGTGTTACGATATTTGAAAGGTAGTGCCAATGTGTCATTGTGTTATAGTAGGGATTGTGATAAATCAACATTGTTAGGAGGTTTCACAGATGCAGATTATGCTGCAGATCTTGATAAAAAAAGATCCTTATCAGGTCACATTTATCGCTTGTATGGTAATGTTGTCAGTTGGAAAGTTAACCTACAGCCAGTTGTTGCTTTGTCTACTACTGAATCAGAATATATTTCTCTTGGTGAAGCAATTAAGGAAGCAGTGTGGTTGAAAAGGATTGTTGGTGAGTTGTTATCGCAGGAGTTTATTCCTATCATCCATTGTGATAGCCAGAGTGATATTCATCTTATGAAGAATCCATCTCATCATGAACGATCTAAGCATATCGATGTCAAATTTCATTACATCAGAAACGTTATAGCTCAGAAAGATGTTGAACTGGTTAAAGTTCATATAGTTGAGAATTTGTTGGATATGTTAACTAAAGCTCTTTCAGCTCATAGGTTTAAATACCTATTAGATGAGCTGAATGTTAAATCTTGA